From the Flavobacterium galactosidilyticum genome, one window contains:
- a CDS encoding FecR family protein — protein MITIPLTILEILSAYISKEITENEFAILKEWIDEGPENKQAFSEYLLFYKKTRQVVFTANTNKDNAWDTIVSQLERPLQTQEKLQKIESKVRFLQTATTILKYAAVVIVLVSVGYFYFGKDANVKPIFENSIAAETAITLQLANGDIQIINEDGTTQVVDANGNVVGTQKGNQLVYTNASAKDTLVYNTIKVPYGKRFELKLSDGTDVHLNAGTSLKYPVRFINGENRQVFLNGEAFFEVTKDAKHPFVVGSNDMNVKVLGTKFNVTSYKEDAKTYTVLVEGSVVASNKVVEDDNVILKPGNRVFFENKHLKTETVDVRKYIAWVTGELMFIDDSFGVITNKLERKYNVDIVNKYDELNDIMVTATFKEENIDQVLKTFQTYKAFNYTINNRVITITKPKNM, from the coding sequence ATGATAACTATTCCACTTACTATATTAGAAATACTTTCGGCATATATCTCAAAAGAGATAACTGAAAATGAATTTGCTATTCTAAAAGAATGGATTGATGAAGGCCCTGAAAACAAACAAGCTTTTTCAGAGTATTTACTCTTCTACAAAAAAACGAGACAAGTAGTTTTCACGGCAAACACTAATAAAGACAATGCGTGGGATACCATAGTTTCTCAATTAGAACGACCATTACAAACGCAAGAAAAACTCCAAAAAATTGAATCGAAGGTTCGATTCTTACAAACTGCCACTACCATTCTAAAATACGCTGCTGTTGTGATAGTTTTAGTGTCTGTAGGCTATTTTTATTTTGGTAAAGATGCAAATGTAAAACCAATTTTTGAAAATTCTATTGCAGCGGAAACAGCTATTACTTTACAGCTAGCTAACGGTGACATTCAAATTATAAATGAGGATGGAACAACTCAAGTAGTTGATGCTAATGGAAATGTAGTGGGTACTCAAAAAGGAAATCAATTGGTTTACACTAATGCTTCCGCAAAAGATACTCTCGTTTATAACACTATAAAAGTACCATACGGAAAACGTTTTGAGCTTAAATTATCTGATGGAACAGATGTTCATTTGAATGCAGGAACTTCATTAAAGTATCCAGTTCGATTTATAAACGGAGAAAATCGCCAAGTGTTTCTTAACGGCGAAGCTTTTTTTGAAGTTACTAAAGATGCGAAACATCCTTTCGTTGTGGGTTCAAACGATATGAACGTTAAAGTTTTGGGAACAAAATTTAATGTAACATCTTATAAAGAGGATGCTAAAACATATACTGTTTTAGTAGAGGGAAGTGTTGTTGCTTCTAATAAAGTAGTTGAAGATGACAATGTAATTTTAAAACCAGGAAACAGAGTGTTTTTCGAAAATAAACATCTTAAAACAGAAACTGTCGATGTTAGAAAATATATTGCTTGGGTTACTGGAGAGCTTATGTTTATTGATGATTCGTTTGGAGTTATCACAAATAAGTTAGAGCGAAAATACAATGTTGATATTGTAAATAAATACGATGAGCTGAATGATATAATGGTTACAGCAACATTTAAGGAAGAGAATATTGATCAGGTTTTGAAAACATTTCAAACTTATAAAGCTTTTAACTATACTATTAACAACCGAGTAATAACCATAACTAAACCTAAGAATATGTAA
- a CDS encoding TlpA family protein disulfide reductase, producing the protein MKNLSFLAFLLVMLSCQNALAQKEYAVVHGKIENPIDGLVVRLFNPETSKSVNIKVAADGTYRDTINLDKPGFFNTFYDKFFSLYLTSGMNLEINFDAKNVTKTLVITGKGENENAFLRVKAKLEGELYGNDINAFFDLDQAAFDAKINKFSADFQTQLDAKKSNLNASFVTAQHKIVADLKKGLIQQYNDAQRNKTELAVGMQSPEFKNYINLDGGKTSLSDFRGSYVFIDVWATWCGPCKYEFPFIGKVEKMYHGKNIKFVSISIDRLKDEQKWRDMIKKEGLVGIQLLADNEIKSSFIEGYYIQAIPRFIILDKEGKIINSDAPRPSQPELQDILNSLDM; encoded by the coding sequence ATGAAAAATTTATCATTCCTAGCATTTCTATTAGTTATGCTTTCTTGCCAAAATGCACTAGCTCAAAAAGAATATGCAGTAGTACATGGAAAAATTGAAAACCCAATTGATGGACTAGTTGTTAGACTTTTTAATCCAGAAACTTCAAAATCAGTAAACATAAAAGTAGCAGCTGATGGAACGTATAGAGATACCATTAATTTAGATAAACCTGGTTTTTTTAATACCTTTTATGACAAGTTCTTTAGTTTATATCTTACCAGTGGTATGAATTTAGAAATTAATTTTGATGCAAAAAATGTGACTAAAACTCTTGTAATTACTGGAAAAGGAGAAAATGAAAATGCATTCTTGAGAGTTAAAGCGAAATTAGAAGGGGAGTTATACGGAAATGATATAAATGCATTTTTCGATTTAGATCAAGCAGCATTTGATGCTAAAATCAATAAATTCAGCGCTGACTTTCAAACGCAATTAGATGCTAAAAAGTCAAATCTTAATGCCTCTTTTGTAACAGCTCAACATAAAATAGTTGCTGATTTGAAAAAAGGTCTAATACAACAATACAACGATGCACAAAGAAATAAAACAGAATTGGCTGTAGGAATGCAATCACCTGAATTTAAAAATTACATCAACCTTGATGGTGGAAAAACATCACTTTCAGATTTTAGAGGGAGTTATGTTTTTATTGACGTATGGGCAACTTGGTGTGGACCTTGTAAATATGAATTTCCGTTTATTGGGAAAGTAGAAAAAATGTATCACGGTAAAAACATCAAGTTTGTAAGTATTTCTATTGATCGTTTGAAAGATGAGCAAAAATGGCGCGATATGATTAAAAAGGAAGGTTTAGTTGGAATCCAACTTTTAGCGGATAATGAAATTAAATCTTCATTTATTGAAGGGTATTATATTCAAGCAATTCCTCGTTTTATCATATTAGATAAAGAAGGAAAAATAATAAATTCTGATGCGCCAAGACCTTCACAACCTGAATTACAAGATATTTTAAACTCACTTGACATGTAA
- a CDS encoding SusC/RagA family TonB-linked outer membrane protein, with amino-acid sequence MIFSYVGFEPMRVAFDGTSNLKIVLLQELNELEEVVLVGYGKQKRTEFSGAVSSVSAKDIVQASTGTIGFDRALGGLVKGVQVSQNTGRPGAPVRINIRGLTSPLSSVGGGLNQPLFVIDGVPFNVDALQGANPLSTLNPNDIESFDVLKDAGATSIYGSRGANGVIIIKTKRGKKGQPSRVNFNYATTLAQPINTVGALNATQYKNFYNQLITNTVDAMNNGQMDPFISFDLQNIAKVDLDFDTFMVSNNGMNDDYFGTANTDWSKEVFRSMAVTKQANLSLSGGSYKTNYNFSTSFIDQEGLTIKDKMKQYNLGMSLDTDLTDFVKIGSSVNVGHTEANSGENDILNQFTVNTSIARARPDLAPRDENGKLVGQPDYQNGFMTLEPNPLMRLGNITNNKAYNFIGGAYIEVEPLKDLKLKAESNASIFYNKNSSFIPKTVETDYIFFPNDSYLSEANGLVSNITTNLTANYNFNISENHKFGILGGAAWDRTNFNNSSQFYSGFPDDEILINATSARTVIGYSSTKLDTGLYSLFSRLNYGYKDLYNATLNFRTDTSSKFGTDNKRGYFPSLSASWNISNEKFLSDTEHINILKLRASAGRVGSTNVSDFAYVQFFQNSSSNIYNGNSGIVADDNFPNPGIGWETTDEVNLGLDFGFFNNRLKGSFDAYSRKTTGALVQTPISLELGPKSYFSNFMDVTNKGIEVSIGGDIIRGEDFVWSTNVNWSFNRNKLVKLNGASINPFQLDYYIEGQPVGTIRGYQVTKIFQNQDEIDALNAASPTGLYDKASTSVGDFMMADLNGDGLITADDKAVIGNIQPKYFGGISNTIAYKNFSLSALFQYSVGAQSIWNAIPMGTFNNLGENKYSEYALNTWTPENPSARYARALYTDPSASGRISDRYIYDTSYLRLKSMQFTYNFEQKLMNKMGIDKASFTLTGTNLLTWTKWPGIDPETFSERGTITDQINNEDPYPLAKSFSLGIQVQF; translated from the coding sequence TTGATATTTTCTTACGTAGGTTTTGAACCTATGAGGGTAGCTTTTGACGGTACGAGTAACTTAAAAATAGTGCTTTTACAAGAACTTAATGAACTTGAAGAAGTGGTACTTGTAGGTTATGGTAAACAAAAACGTACTGAGTTTTCAGGAGCGGTTTCTTCAGTAAGTGCAAAAGATATTGTTCAGGCTTCAACTGGAACAATTGGTTTTGATAGAGCTTTAGGAGGATTAGTTAAAGGAGTTCAAGTATCTCAAAATACAGGACGTCCAGGTGCGCCGGTTCGTATTAATATTAGAGGTCTTACTTCTCCATTATCTTCTGTAGGTGGTGGATTAAACCAACCTTTATTTGTAATTGATGGAGTGCCGTTTAATGTTGATGCTTTACAAGGAGCAAATCCATTATCGACTTTGAATCCTAATGATATCGAAAGTTTTGACGTATTGAAAGATGCTGGAGCAACTTCTATATATGGATCTCGTGGTGCTAATGGTGTGATCATCATTAAAACTAAAAGAGGGAAAAAAGGGCAACCTTCAAGAGTAAATTTCAATTATGCTACTACTTTAGCACAGCCTATAAACACGGTTGGAGCTTTAAATGCAACTCAGTATAAAAACTTTTATAATCAATTGATTACTAATACTGTTGATGCTATGAATAATGGTCAAATGGATCCTTTCATTTCTTTTGATTTACAGAATATTGCTAAAGTTGATTTAGATTTTGATACGTTCATGGTGAGCAATAATGGTATGAACGATGATTATTTTGGTACTGCAAATACGGATTGGAGCAAAGAAGTATTTAGAAGTATGGCTGTTACGAAACAAGCTAATTTAAGTTTGAGTGGCGGTAGCTATAAAACAAACTACAATTTCAGCACATCGTTTATAGATCAAGAAGGTTTGACTATCAAAGATAAAATGAAGCAGTATAATTTAGGAATGTCATTAGATACAGATCTTACTGATTTTGTAAAAATTGGAAGTTCTGTCAATGTGGGACATACTGAAGCTAATTCAGGAGAAAATGATATCTTAAATCAATTTACTGTAAATACTTCTATAGCTCGCGCTCGTCCTGATTTAGCGCCAAGAGATGAGAATGGTAAATTAGTAGGTCAGCCGGATTATCAAAATGGGTTTATGACTCTTGAGCCTAATCCATTAATGCGTTTGGGTAATATAACAAACAACAAAGCATACAACTTTATTGGTGGTGCTTACATTGAAGTAGAGCCTTTAAAAGATTTGAAATTAAAAGCAGAGTCTAATGCTTCTATTTTCTATAACAAAAACAGTTCTTTTATTCCAAAAACGGTTGAAACTGATTATATCTTTTTTCCAAATGACTCTTACTTGAGTGAAGCAAATGGTTTAGTATCGAACATTACAACGAACTTAACAGCTAACTACAACTTTAATATCTCAGAGAATCATAAATTTGGAATATTAGGTGGTGCTGCTTGGGACAGAACAAACTTCAATAATTCTTCTCAATTTTACAGCGGTTTCCCAGATGACGAAATTTTAATTAATGCTACTTCAGCAAGAACAGTTATTGGTTATTCTAGTACTAAATTAGATACAGGATTATATTCTTTGTTTTCTCGTTTGAACTACGGTTATAAAGATCTATACAATGCTACTTTGAATTTTAGAACGGATACGTCTTCTAAATTTGGTACAGATAATAAAAGAGGTTATTTCCCATCTTTATCTGCAAGTTGGAATATTTCTAATGAAAAATTTCTTTCGGATACGGAGCATATCAATATCTTAAAATTGCGAGCGAGTGCAGGAAGAGTTGGATCAACTAACGTTTCTGATTTTGCTTATGTACAATTTTTTCAAAATTCATCTTCAAATATCTACAATGGTAATTCTGGTATTGTTGCTGATGATAATTTTCCAAATCCAGGAATTGGTTGGGAAACAACAGACGAGGTGAATTTAGGTTTAGATTTTGGATTTTTCAACAACCGTTTAAAAGGTAGTTTTGATGCCTATTCAAGAAAAACTACCGGTGCATTAGTGCAAACACCAATATCTTTAGAATTAGGTCCTAAGTCTTATTTCTCAAACTTTATGGATGTAACTAATAAAGGTATTGAGGTTAGTATAGGTGGTGATATCATTAGAGGTGAAGACTTTGTTTGGTCAACTAATGTAAACTGGTCTTTCAATAGAAACAAATTAGTAAAACTGAATGGAGCGAGCATTAATCCTTTCCAATTAGATTACTATATTGAAGGTCAACCAGTAGGAACGATTAGAGGCTATCAAGTAACTAAAATATTCCAAAATCAAGATGAAATAGATGCATTAAATGCAGCATCACCAACAGGTTTATACGATAAAGCATCAACTTCTGTGGGAGATTTTATGATGGCAGATCTTAATGGAGATGGTTTAATTACAGCTGATGATAAAGCGGTAATTGGAAATATTCAGCCTAAATACTTTGGTGGAATTTCTAATACAATTGCTTACAAAAACTTTAGCCTTAGTGCTTTGTTCCAATATTCAGTAGGAGCACAGTCAATCTGGAATGCAATTCCTATGGGTACATTTAATAATCTAGGTGAAAATAAATACAGTGAATATGCTTTGAATACTTGGACACCTGAAAATCCTAGTGCGCGTTATGCAAGAGCACTTTACACGGATCCATCTGCAAGCGGAAGAATTTCAGATAGATATATTTATGATACTTCATACTTGCGTCTAAAAAGTATGCAGTTCACTTATAATTTCGAACAAAAACTAATGAACAAAATGGGTATTGATAAAGCGTCATTTACGCTGACTGGTACAAATTTATTGACTTGGACAAAATGGCCTGGTATTGATCCAGAAACTTTCTCAGAAAGAGGAACAATAACAGATCAAATCAACAACGAAGATCCATATCCTTTAGCTAAGTCATTCTCATTAGGAATTCAAGTTCAATTTTAA
- a CDS encoding RagB/SusD family nutrient uptake outer membrane protein, with translation MKQYIKNSAAVLLFAVAATVTSCSIDDIKPYNKLTPENAVRDEASAQLILNGVYDLGREFDVSFFPLHLAALGNEGTISGFMSGSNGFNTNEVPVDNIFLTNLYSGHYKIINGCNFLIQELEAGKAIGIADDKKAEMISEAKFQRAFAHFNLLRYFGEFYNVNSTYGIVVRNTFATTLEANPRNTVAEVYKQIEDDLLYASEKGLQYIEHFYSGSLAAKALLSKVYLYEGKYTEAATLADEVINNDEGYALEMQYSDIFKNSFNSSEVIFAPLTGPDNEGKTQMSQVKRTSFSQILRTLADAQVGTANDGSLLGAGSGYDPRFAFAYAANTKKSNDNGKYPFLDQISSQGNTLYHLRLGEIYLIKAEAEARRTGGDLDLALESLNEIRMRAGVTPKDLSTQAALLSDIRNEKLLELFFENGEGWFDIVRYVNLGNLTATAAKASLVSPNKFVLPMPLQVLAGNKTIIQNKGY, from the coding sequence ATGAAACAATATATAAAAAATAGCGCTGCAGTTTTGCTTTTTGCAGTAGCCGCTACAGTAACAAGTTGTAGTATTGACGATATAAAACCATACAATAAATTAACTCCTGAAAACGCGGTAAGAGACGAAGCTTCTGCGCAATTGATACTTAATGGTGTTTATGATTTAGGTAGAGAATTTGACGTAAGTTTTTTCCCATTGCATCTTGCAGCTTTAGGAAATGAGGGAACTATCTCAGGATTTATGAGCGGAAGCAATGGTTTTAACACTAATGAAGTTCCAGTTGATAATATCTTTTTGACCAATTTGTATAGTGGTCATTACAAAATAATCAATGGTTGTAACTTTTTAATTCAAGAATTAGAAGCAGGAAAAGCTATTGGTATTGCAGATGATAAAAAAGCGGAAATGATTTCAGAAGCTAAGTTCCAACGTGCTTTTGCTCATTTCAACTTACTTCGTTATTTTGGTGAATTTTATAATGTAAATTCTACATACGGAATTGTTGTTAGAAACACTTTTGCAACTACACTTGAGGCAAACCCAAGAAATACAGTTGCTGAAGTGTACAAACAAATCGAAGATGATTTACTTTATGCTTCCGAAAAAGGACTGCAATACATAGAACATTTTTACTCAGGAAGCCTTGCTGCTAAAGCGTTATTATCTAAAGTGTATTTATATGAAGGGAAATATACTGAAGCTGCAACTTTAGCAGATGAAGTAATCAATAATGATGAAGGTTATGCTTTAGAAATGCAATACTCTGATATCTTCAAAAACAGTTTCAACTCATCAGAAGTTATTTTTGCGCCATTGACTGGTCCAGATAATGAAGGAAAAACTCAAATGAGTCAAGTGAAAAGGACTTCTTTTAGTCAAATTTTAAGAACTTTAGCTGATGCTCAAGTGGGAACTGCAAATGATGGAAGTTTGTTAGGTGCTGGTTCTGGTTATGACCCACGTTTTGCTTTTGCTTATGCAGCAAATACAAAAAAATCGAATGATAACGGAAAATACCCATTTCTAGATCAAATATCTTCTCAAGGAAATACTTTGTATCACTTGCGTTTAGGTGAAATTTATTTAATTAAAGCGGAAGCAGAAGCTAGAAGAACTGGTGGTGATCTTGATCTTGCTTTAGAAAGTCTGAACGAAATTAGAATGCGTGCAGGAGTAACTCCAAAAGATTTATCTACTCAAGCTGCTTTATTAAGCGATATCCGTAACGAAAAGTTGTTAGAGCTTTTCTTCGAAAATGGAGAAGGCTGGTTTGATATCGTTCGTTACGTTAATCTTGGAAATCTTACTGCTACAGCTGCTAAAGCTTCATTAGTTTCTCCAAACAAATTCGTATTACCAATGCCATTGCAAGTACTTGCAGGTAATAAAACAATAATTCAAAACAAAGGGTATTAA
- a CDS encoding STN domain-containing protein gives MKKQRTKSALKRILNNSNLKMKFTLLFLFITLVQVNASSSYGQKNTVTMDVNGVAMSNVFQIIENQTDFHFFYNRNELNLNQKIDLNVDKKLVSDVLGKLFKNTNISYQILGNQIVLKKVDKTKVETVSAAYQKQIEGVVVDKAGLPLTGVTVTIEGTNYGTTTDFNGRFNLILKQMENF, from the coding sequence ATGAAAAAACAGCGAACTAAAAGTGCGTTGAAGCGCATTTTGAATAACTCTAACTTAAAGATGAAATTCACACTCTTATTTTTATTCATAACTCTTGTGCAAGTTAATGCATCAAGTAGTTACGGACAAAAGAACACCGTTACTATGGACGTAAATGGTGTTGCAATGTCTAATGTATTTCAGATAATTGAAAACCAAACTGATTTTCATTTCTTCTACAACCGTAATGAGTTGAATTTGAATCAAAAAATTGATTTAAATGTTGACAAAAAACTAGTTTCTGATGTCTTAGGGAAACTTTTTAAAAACACTAATATTTCGTATCAAATTTTAGGCAACCAGATTGTCCTTAAAAAAGTAGATAAAACGAAAGTTGAAACTGTAAGTGCTGCTTATCAAAAACAAATAGAAGGCGTTGTTGTAGATAAAGCTGGATTACCTTTAACAGGTGTAACTGTAACAATCGAAGGAACAAATTACGGTACAACTACGGACTTCAATGGACGATTCAATTTAATTCTGAAGCAAATGGAAAATTTTTGA
- a CDS encoding M16 family metallopeptidase gives MKNLLTVLFLSLAAFTVTAQELKLNDPLPVNSRIKKGVLKNGMTYYIYKTDVVKNVASYYIIQNVGSVLENDDQQGLAHFLEHMAFNGTKNFPGKGVLSTLQKHGAVFAKDINAYTAFDETVYNMDNIPTNVPGLIDTSLLILHDWADGLLLTDAEIDSERGVIKEEWRTRQNGYMRLFKKSLPTMFNNTKYADRMPIGLMSVVDNFKYKALRDFYHDWYRTDLQAIAVVGDIDVAEIEQKIEKLFSPIQAIKNPIERFVITIPGNKEMLYNLGTDKEVATSTLVFTINHPKSLKDETVADLKESLYSGMVSRMLSSRLKEISQKPDAPYVSASASYSSLARANNTFGLIISPKPNRQQQAFKTALAELNRAVKFGFTQAEIDRTMAVYNNFYQTKISKIDQTPHAEIVNTIQKNYLENEAMTDMSKEFEIIKQIFAQMTAKDLQDFIKKLYTPENRVLDVTGVEGENNLSQAEALQLINEVENDATLVAYSDEFVGKTLISGLAIKSAKIVSEKLNKEIGSTRFVLSNGVVVDYKFTDIEKNNVLLEAASFGGNSVIKDADLPSASMVSTLARMSGLGDYSATDLSKVLAGKNANARVGISDLEENISGMTTTKDIETLLQMIHLQFVKPRFDLDSFKVLQNNLENTLTQRKNDIGTKMEDSITTSLYGFNNPKKRLFDEKYLKDISFEKIKAIYQERFKNPADFTFFITGDISKEAVKPLLEKYIASLPTTKKKEKWQDNSVSWLNGTNKKVIFMEMEDPKATVRISFKKPYTYSLKNTYVLKAFQDILENRLLETLREQEGGTYGASVYSVLPKRPKQIASFYVYFDCNPDKVEKLVEIVHQEIEKIKNGDLKKEDLDKVLTSYLKDLKEEKEYTGYELNVMYDYAIEGYNRNDPKNNVDLINAVTPQDIQNLVETIMNGAESFEFIFKPKK, from the coding sequence ATGAAAAATCTATTAACTGTATTATTTCTTTCTTTAGCGGCTTTTACTGTTACTGCACAAGAACTAAAATTAAATGATCCGCTTCCGGTAAATTCTCGAATTAAAAAAGGGGTACTTAAAAACGGAATGACTTATTATATCTACAAAACGGATGTAGTTAAAAACGTAGCAAGTTATTATATCATTCAGAATGTTGGTTCTGTTTTAGAGAATGACGATCAGCAAGGATTGGCACATTTTCTAGAACATATGGCTTTCAACGGAACTAAAAACTTCCCTGGAAAAGGGGTTTTAAGCACACTTCAAAAACACGGAGCTGTGTTTGCAAAAGACATTAATGCGTATACTGCTTTTGATGAAACGGTTTACAATATGGATAATATTCCAACAAATGTTCCAGGTTTAATTGATACTTCGTTATTAATTTTGCACGATTGGGCAGATGGTTTATTACTTACCGATGCTGAAATTGATTCAGAACGCGGTGTAATTAAAGAAGAGTGGAGAACGAGACAGAATGGTTATATGCGTCTTTTCAAAAAATCGTTACCTACGATGTTTAATAATACTAAATACGCTGATCGCATGCCTATAGGTTTAATGAGCGTAGTTGATAATTTTAAATACAAAGCATTAAGAGATTTTTACCATGACTGGTATAGAACAGACTTGCAAGCAATAGCAGTAGTAGGTGATATTGATGTAGCAGAAATAGAACAGAAAATCGAAAAATTATTTTCTCCTATTCAAGCTATTAAAAATCCTATTGAGAGATTCGTAATTACGATTCCAGGTAACAAGGAAATGCTTTACAACTTAGGGACTGATAAAGAAGTGGCTACTTCGACACTTGTTTTTACAATTAACCATCCTAAATCATTGAAAGATGAAACGGTTGCTGACTTGAAAGAATCATTGTATAGTGGAATGGTTTCAAGAATGTTGAGTTCAAGATTAAAAGAGATTTCTCAAAAACCAGATGCACCGTATGTGTCAGCGTCTGCTAGTTATTCTAGTTTGGCTAGAGCCAATAATACGTTTGGATTGATTATTTCTCCAAAACCAAATAGGCAACAACAAGCTTTTAAAACAGCTTTAGCTGAATTAAATAGAGCAGTAAAATTTGGTTTCACACAAGCTGAAATCGATAGAACTATGGCGGTTTATAACAATTTTTACCAAACTAAAATTAGTAAAATTGATCAAACTCCTCATGCAGAAATAGTAAATACGATTCAGAAAAACTATTTAGAAAATGAGGCAATGACTGATATGTCTAAAGAATTTGAGATTATCAAACAGATTTTTGCTCAAATGACTGCTAAAGATTTGCAAGATTTTATCAAAAAATTATATACTCCAGAAAACAGAGTACTTGATGTAACAGGCGTTGAAGGAGAGAATAACTTATCTCAAGCGGAAGCATTGCAATTAATTAACGAAGTAGAAAATGATGCTACTTTAGTTGCATATTCAGATGAATTTGTTGGTAAAACATTAATTTCAGGTCTTGCTATTAAATCAGCAAAGATTGTTTCTGAAAAATTGAATAAAGAAATTGGTTCAACACGATTTGTATTGAGCAATGGAGTAGTGGTAGATTACAAATTTACAGATATTGAAAAAAACAATGTACTACTAGAAGCAGCTAGTTTTGGTGGTAATTCTGTGATAAAAGATGCTGATTTGCCTTCGGCTTCCATGGTGAGTACTCTAGCTAGAATGTCTGGTCTAGGAGATTATAGCGCTACTGATTTATCTAAAGTTTTAGCTGGTAAAAATGCTAATGCTCGCGTGGGTATTTCTGATTTAGAAGAGAATATTTCAGGAATGACTACAACAAAAGATATTGAAACTTTATTACAAATGATTCACTTACAATTTGTAAAACCTCGTTTTGATTTAGATAGTTTTAAGGTACTGCAAAATAATCTAGAAAATACTTTGACACAAAGAAAGAATGACATCGGTACTAAAATGGAAGATAGCATTACAACCTCTTTGTACGGATTTAACAATCCTAAAAAACGTTTATTTGACGAGAAATATTTAAAAGATATTTCATTCGAAAAAATAAAAGCAATCTATCAAGAGCGTTTTAAAAACCCTGCTGACTTCACTTTCTTTATCACTGGTGATATTTCAAAAGAAGCAGTAAAACCTTTATTAGAGAAATACATTGCTAGTTTGCCAACTACTAAGAAAAAAGAAAAATGGCAAGATAATTCAGTTTCTTGGTTGAATGGAACTAACAAGAAAGTGATTTTCATGGAAATGGAAGATCCAAAAGCTACGGTTCGTATTTCGTTTAAAAAGCCTTACACGTATAGTTTAAAAAACACTTACGTTTTAAAAGCGTTTCAGGATATTCTTGAAAATAGATTATTAGAAACATTGAGAGAGCAAGAAGGTGGAACTTATGGCGCTAGTGTTTATAGTGTTTTGCCTAAGAGACCCAAACAAATAGCTAGTTTCTATGTTTACTTTGATTGTAATCCTGATAAAGTAGAAAAATTAGTGGAAATTGTTCACCAAGAAATTGAAAAAATCAAAAATGGTGATCTTAAAAAAGAAGATTTA
- a CDS encoding RNA polymerase sigma factor, with amino-acid sequence MKSQDLLILEKLKVGDSSAYKELFDLYYMPLSVYSLKYCDSFELAEDIVQDLFIKFWDQKIYLSLEQAISPYLFAAVKNNSMKAVKKQNKYYFEEIEDHVNILMDEERLDLEFLEQEKEKLYKEIEALPLKSREVFKAIVLENQKYKEVAFELGISVNTVKTHYSRALKQLRNSLDVIVVLLLV; translated from the coding sequence ATGAAGTCACAAGATTTATTAATCCTTGAAAAACTTAAGGTAGGAGATTCTTCTGCTTATAAAGAATTATTTGACTTATACTACATGCCACTTAGTGTATACTCCTTAAAATACTGCGATTCATTTGAGTTAGCTGAAGATATTGTTCAAGATCTATTTATCAAATTTTGGGATCAAAAGATTTATCTAAGTCTAGAACAGGCGATTAGCCCTTATCTTTTTGCAGCAGTAAAAAACAACAGTATGAAGGCTGTTAAAAAGCAAAATAAATATTATTTTGAAGAAATAGAAGATCATGTCAACATTTTAATGGATGAAGAACGCTTGGACTTAGAGTTTCTAGAGCAAGAAAAAGAGAAATTATATAAAGAAATTGAAGCTTTACCCTTAAAAAGCAGAGAAGTTTTTAAAGCAATCGTATTAGAAAATCAAAAATACAAAGAGGTCGCTTTTGAGCTGGGAATATCAGTGAATACGGTCAAAACACATTATTCAAGAGCCTTAAAACAATTGCGAAATTCGCTGGATGTAATCGTCGTTTTACTTTTAGTTTAA